The proteins below are encoded in one region of Penicillium psychrofluorescens genome assembly, chromosome: 4:
- a CDS encoding uncharacterized protein (ID:PFLUO_006855-T1.cds;~source:funannotate) has protein sequence MASEYSDDGTELDRPAVFDMDALLAPFRALVSTSAMRLYLNTLLFIGTSLLLIGVSVVAYTIFYLWFIPAVGLERVVHLQFGDGNPWGTASFNSEFVSLQPYDVSVTLELPRTPSNLDTGNFMIDLTLYSRPGSAVLPGSLKDANPIMQSRRPAILTYTSPLVDVARRMARLPLYVVGWRREAETLEVSMLEQVEFARGSRNLPQSLRLEIQSDEKMQVYSARVQFRARFTGMTWFMYRWKLTSFAIFSSLFWMLSMASASLTWLLLSTVLQSEPTPTKTIKDEDHNNIKDEPEDSSTSPEPNIKEEREESALLQSFPSDDPGVGSGLESAEARGVQRRRSNLRDEPE, from the exons ATGGCCTCTGAGTACTCCGACGATGGCACCGAGCTTGACCGTCCGGCAGTTTTTGACATG GATGCGCTCCTCGCGCCGTTCCGCGCGCTGGTGTCCACATCGGCCATGCGCCTCTACCTGAACACGCTGCTGTTCATCGGCAcatcgctgctgctgattgGGGTTTCTGTGGTTGCCTACACCATATTCTATCTCTGGTTTATCCCCGCGGTCGGATTGGAACGCGTGGTGCACCTGCAATTTGG CGATGGCAATCCCTGGGGAACGGCCTCTTTCAACTCAGAGTTTGTGTCGCTTCAGCCCTACGATGTATCCGTGACGCTCGAGTTGCCGCGCACGCCCTCAAACCTCGACACCGGCAACTTCATGATCGACCTCACTCTATACTCTCGACCAGGGTCAGCGGTGCTCCCAGGCTCACTCAAGGACGCGAATCCGATCATGCAATCCCGCCGCCCCGCTATTTTGACATATACCTCACCGCTGGTCGACGTTGCTCGGAGGATGGCGCGCCTGCCACTCTACGTGGTCGGCTGGCGTCGCGAAGCCGAAACTCTCGAGGTGTCAATGCTTGAGCAGGTCGAGTTCGCTCGAGGTTCGCGCAACCTACCGCAGAGTTTACGCCTAGAGATTCAGAGCGACGAAAAGATGCAAGTCTACAGTGCTCGGGTGCAATTTCGCGCTCGGTTCACGGGCATGAC ATGGTTTATGTACCGCTGGAAGCTCACTTCCTTCGCCATCTTCAGCTCCCTGTTCTGGATGCTCTCAATGGCTTCGGCCAGCCTCACCTGGCTGCTTTTGAGCACCGTCTTACAATCCGAACCAACCCCTACAAAGACGATTAAGGATGAAGACCATAACAACATCAAGGACGAGCCCGAAGATAGTTCTACTTCCCCTGAACCTAACATCAAAGAGGAGCGAGAGGAGAGTGCTCTGCTTCAGAGCTTTCCGTCTGATGATCCGGGCGTTGGCTCTGGGCTAGAAAGCGCAGAGGCTCGTGGGGTTCAGAGACGACGAAGTAATCTCAGAGACGAGCCTGAATGA
- a CDS encoding uncharacterized protein (ID:PFLUO_006856-T1.cds;~source:funannotate), which translates to MHILVTNDDGPPSNQSSPYVHSLVHSLQSAGHTVSVILPHQQRSWIGKAHMIGAPVKPIYFRPGTLHQEDGTVHHLPRGSSGDAEDDADGDEWILIDSTPASCVQIGLFHYFEDRGPIDLVVSGPNYGRNTTALFALSSGTIGAAMEGALCGKRSIALSYAFSSRNHDPVIIAEASRHSVRLIEHLYANWADDVDLYSVNVPLEPGVSQNKILYTTMLHNTWKSGSCFQVADRASTDDPSLQEQKLRDEGEGGENVDATCTSDRPARKGRIQHKNFKWAPNFHDVYRSVEESAPGNDGWAVKEQMTSVTPLKANFMHTPGFSGEIQLPANRPTLYSIVDCDESYVQALVEQALTRRLGDAVCTKRISSLEDLPDASSFVFQYREYERLDFEHVLSRPSTSLANAYVIRKALIRKHYLSNTVSNWVSKHPQSILQRHFKPAFDFELDYAEFLDEALLEAYELRDSLEKNEERPDSDKEWWILKPGMSDRGQGIRLFSTEDQLREIFEEWDVDSDDEAEEDDPDSAEAAHDAGVVTSQLRHFLAQPYIDPPLLLPSSSNRKFHIRTYVLATGALKVYVFKEMLALFAAKPYCPPHEEDDEVKDLARHLTNTCFQEGGSSNEGSVRRFWDLDHDVPGLDADWKEKVFEQICAVTGEVFEAAARGMMVHFQTLPNAFELFGVDFLVDSAGCAWLLELNAFPDFAQTGEHLKEVVVGRLFEETIDVAVKPFFGLEAGGQGDLKLVADLDLGRRA; encoded by the exons ATGCATATCCTG GTCACAAACGACGACGGGCCTCCGTCGAATCAGTCGTCGCCCTACGTCCATTCCCTCGTCCACTCGCTCCAGTCCGCCGGCCACACCGTCTCGGTAATTCTCCCGCACCAGCAGCGATCATGGATCGGTAAAGCGCACATGATCGGTGCCCCTGTGAAACCGATCTATTTTCGGCCGGGTACACTACACCAGGAGGACGGGACAGTACACCACTTGCCGCGGGGCAGCAGtggcgatgccgaggatgacgccgacggcgacgaaTGGATCTTGATTGACTCGACCCCGGCGAGCTGTGTTCAGATCGGCCTATTCCACTACTTCGAGGACCGGGGCCCGATTGATCTGGTCGTTTCAGGCCCTAACTATGGCCGCAACACCACCGCTCTGTTCGCGTTGTCCAGTGGAACCATTGGCGCCGCAATGGAAGGCGCTTTGTGCGGGAAACGGTCCATTGCGTTGTCGTACGCCTTCAGTTCTCGCAATCATGACCCCGTGATTATCGCAGAAGCATCGCGCCACTCGGTACGGTTGATTGAGCATTTGTATGCCAATTGGGCCGATGACGTCGACCTCTATAGCGTCAATGTGCCCCTCGAACCCGGCGTCAGCCAGAACAAGATTCTCTACACGACTATGCTGCACAATACATGGAAGTCTGGGAGTTGCTTCCAAGTGGCCGACCGGGCATCCACCGACGACCCCAGTCTgcaggagcagaagctgcgcgaTGAAGGGGAGGGTGGAGAGAACGTCGATGCGACCTGCACTAGCGATCGGCCAGCCCGGAAAGGCAGGATCCAGCACAAGAACTTCAAATGGGCGCCTAACTTCCACGACGTGTATCGGAGCGTGGAAGAGAGTGCTCCCGGGAATGATGGCTGGGCAGTCAAGGAGCAAATGACTAG TGTCACCCCGTTGAAGGCCAATTTTATGCACACGCCCGGTTTTTCGGGGGAGATTCAGCT ACCCGCGAACCGGCCCACGCTCTACTCCATTGTCGACTGCGACGAATCCTACGTGCAAGCCCTAGTCGAGCAAGCCTTGACTCGCCGCCTTGGCGACGCAGTCTGCACAAAGCGGATATCTTCTCTCGAAGACCTCCCCGATGCGTCCAGTTTTGTCTTCCAATACCGGGAATATGAGCGCCTGGACTTCGAACATGTCTTGTCGCGGCCATCGACCTCGCTGGCAAACGCGTACGTCATTCGCAAGGCTTTGATCCGCAAACACTACCTCTCCAACACGGTTTCCAACTGGGTCTCCAAGCATCCGCAGAGCATCCTACAGCGCCACTTCAAGCCGGCATTCGACTTCGAATTGGACTACGCCGAGTTCCTGGACGAGGCTCTGCTGGAGGCCTACGAGCTCCGCGACAGCCTGGAGAAAAACGAGGAACGGCCCGACTCGGACAAGGAGTGGTGGATCCTCAAGCCCGGTATGAGTGACCGTGGCCAAGGGATCCGCCTCTTCAGTACCGAAGACCAACTGCGCGAGATTTTCGAGGAGTGGGATGTTGATtcggacgacgaggctgaagaggatgacCCCGATTCTGCCGAAGCCGCTCACGACGCCGGCGTGGTCACCTCCCAACTCCGCCATTTCCTCGCACAACCCTACATCGACCCGCCACTCCTCCTGCCCTCATCCTCGAACCGCAAATTCCACATTCGCACGTACGTGCTCGCCACCGGTGCCCTGAAAGTCTATGTCTTCAAGGAGATGCTGGCCCTCTTCGCCGCAAAGCCCTACTGCCCTCcgcacgaagaagacgacgaggtTAAGGATCTCGCCCGCCATCTGACCAACACCTGCTTCCAAGAAGGCGGCAGCAGTAACGAAGGTAGTGTCCGTCGATTCTGGGATCTCGACCACGACGTTCCGGGTCTGGATGCGGACTGGAAGGAAAAGGTTTTCGAGCAGATCTGCGCTGTTACCGGGGAGGTCTTTGAGGCTGCTGCACGGGGCATGATGGTACATTTCCAGACCTTGCCTAATGCCTTTGAGCTCTTTGGGGTGGATTTCTTGGTTGATAGCGCCGGGTGTGCTTGGTTGTTGGAGTTGAATGCGTTCCCGGATTTTGCGCAGACGGGAGAGCATCTGAAAGAGGTTGTTGTGGGCAGATTGTTTGAGGAGACCATCGATGTTGCGGTCAAGCCGTTTTTTGGTCTGGAGGCTGGTGGACAGGGTGATTTGAAGCTGGTGGCGGATCTAGATCTGGGTCGTCGTGCTTAG
- a CDS encoding uncharacterized protein (ID:PFLUO_006857-T1.cds;~source:funannotate), which translates to MGESQYSSPSLTSLPVEIQCDIYEQLDPIDLISISQTNSRLRSLINPSKRHFVERLVALETQEKHGGVALVVNITTGRPDSAGSRLEYSECKGMRWACAECLRLLPHTAFEDPWLLRLCYRKPIPGSPADLRTTSWNRSGKVARSRFPRRDASEEKRLRRRHNLALSYDQAARIIRVDKNGDALEQRLAELQKCGMAEFENMTLAEFLELDSSQEQEILRREAHLMELNRCGFKRCVRKCNECRYQRGQLEQGGRRLGGTDKVPILLSLPVFFPSVTDRYFPNLSDVLENKRPASYLRPITGWHGGAWEEEPWPTHTIRCPGCSQWQETRHFRLGEMNYIDYRVDWPLGLSNWDEQEVTRVSVDKLRCNRCFVQESGREAFGTEFLRWLKCVLASQRDEFECTLRQGFDLLYDWSRSEFCSDRYRDEIEEIVREPRIVENSGNPSESDLTLFRERHKRWLALKQTILIDDQILRLGENDTFSYVGPHRSLSIWEESYDQFEAMYRWLKAAEVEVAERVEVVIDWALVETG; encoded by the coding sequence ATGGGGGAGTCGCAGTACTCCAGTCCGTCCCTGACAAGTTTGCCGGTGGAGATCCAATGCGACATTTACGAGCAACTCGATCCAATCGACCTGATCTCTATCAGCCAAACCAACTCGCGGCTGCGGAGCCTCATCAACCCTTCCAAACGTCACTTCGTTGAAAGACTTGTTGCTCTGGAAACCCAAGAAAAGCACGGCGGCGTCGCCCTCGTTGTTAATATCACGACCGGCCGACCGGACAGTGCCGGGAGCCGTCTAGAATATTCAGAATGCAAGGGCATGCGCTGGGCCTGTGCTGAGTGTCTTCGCCTTCTACCTCACACTGCCTTTGAGGACCCATGGCTCCTGAGACTTTGCTACCGGAAACCCATCCCCGGGTCCCCGGCAGACCTCCGGACCACGAGCTGGAATCGATCTGGAAAAGTCGCCCGGTCACGCTTTCCTCGCCGAGACGcatcagaagagaaaaggcTTCGTCGGCGACATAACCTCGCATTGTCATACGACCAGGCCGCACGAATAATTCGCGTTGACAAAAATGGCGATGCTCTGGAACAAAGACTGGCCGAGCTCCAGAAATGCGGCATGGCCGAGTTCGAAAATATGACATTGGCCGAGTTCTTGGAGCTAGACTCGAGCCAGGAACAAGAGATCCTTCGTCGTGAGGCACACCTCATGGAATTGAATCGCTGCGGCTTCAAGCGCTGCGTGCGCAAATGCAACGAGTGCCGATATCAACGAGGTCAGCTCGAACAGGGCGGCAGACGACTCGGAGGCACAGATAAAGTTCCCATTCTGCTTAGTCTTCCGGTTTTCTTTCCCAGCGTCACAGATCGCTACTTTCCGAACCTTTCTGATGTCCTCGAGAACAAACGACCGGCGTCCTACCTGCGACCGATTACCGGCTGGCACGGTGGTGCgtgggaggaggagccgTGGCCCACACATACGATCCGGTGTCCGGGATGCTCTCAGTGGCAGGAGACTCGACATTTCCGGCTCGGCGAGATGAACTACATCGATTACAGAGTGGACTGGCCGCTTGGTCTCAGCAACTGGGATGAACAAGAAGTGACGAGGGTTTCCGTGGACAAGCTCCGTTGTAACCGTTGCTTTGTCCAAGAAAGCGGGCGCGAAGCCTTTGGCACAGAATTTCTACGATGGTTGAAATGTGTCCTTGCTTCCCAGCGGGATGAATTTGAGTGCACGCTGAGACAGGGCTTCGACTTGTTATACGATTGGTCTAGGTCCGAGTTTTGCAGTGACCGGTACAgggacgagatcgaggaaaTAGTCCGAGAACCAAGAATCGTCGAGAATAGCGGAAACCCGAGCGAGAGTGATCTTACCTTGTTCCGAGAGCGGCACAAGAGGTGGCTAGCATTGAAACAAACCATCCTTATCGATGATCAAATCCTCCGGCTGGGCGAGAACGACACCTTTTCCTATGTGGGCCCTCATCGGTCGTTATCCATTTGGGAGGAGTCGTACGATCAGTTCGAGGCCATGTACCGGTGGCTGAAGGCCGCTGAGGTGGAGGTGGCAGAgagggtggaggtggtgatTGACTGGGCCCTTGTGGAGACCGGCTAA
- a CDS encoding uncharacterized protein (ID:PFLUO_006858-T1.cds;~source:funannotate), which translates to MKATTAALLLAFFAAVDARPAVDTRYPYKGPAVPIGDWVDNTINGNGKGFPRLVEPPAVKPATSHPTNNVNVISLSYLPEGIHIHYQTPFGLGEAPSVKWGTNPRHLNKHTSGHSHTYDRTPSCSQIKAITQCSQFFHEVSLDHLESGTTYYYQIPAANGTTQSEVLSFKTAQKAGDPKEFTVAVLNDMGYTNAQGTHKYLTQAANEGAAFAWHGGDISYADDWSSGIMPCEDDWPVCYNGTSSELPGGVITNQYKKPLPKGEVPDQGGPQGGDMSSLYESNWDLWQQWVGNVTKKIPYMVLPGNHEAACAEFDGPGNVLTAYLNDDIANGTAPKDNLTYYSCPPSQRNFTAFQHRFYMPGAETGGVGNFWYSFDYGLAHFVSIDGETDFAYSPEWSFAEDVSGDETMPTESETFITDSGPFGAVEGSVKDTKSYAQYKWLKKDLASVDRKKTPWVIVMSHRPMYSSAYSSYMKDIRAAFEGLLLEYGVDAYISGHIHWYERLYPLGTNGTIDTASIVNKNTYHTNAGTSMTHIINGMAGNIESHSEFSSGEGLTNITAVLNTKEYGFSKMTVVNSTALKWEYVRGNDGSAGDSLWLIKPDSECKSHGKKPSPHHGEHGGKPSPHHGEKSHPVV; encoded by the exons ATGAAGGCCACCACTGCTGCTCTCCTGCTGGCGTTTTTCGCCGCCGTCGATGCTCGCCCTGCGGTCGACACTCGCTATCCCTACAAAGGCCCTGCTGTGCCCATCGGCGACTGGGTTGACAATACGATTAACGGTAATGGCAAGGGTTTCCCGCGTTTGGTCGAGCCGCCCGCTGTCAAGCCGGCCACCTCCCACCCGACCAACAATGTCAATGTGATTTCGTTGTCGTATCTGCCCGAGGGGATTCACATTCACTACCAGACGCCTTTTGGTCTGGGAGAAGCTCCGTCGGTGAAGTGGGGGACTAATCCCCGCCACCTGAACAAGCATACCAGCGGCCATAGCCACAC CTACGATCGTACCCCGTCGTGTTCGcagatcaaggccatcacGCAATGCAGCCAATTCTTCCACGAGGTGTCTCTGGATCACCTCGAGTCTGGTACCACCTACTACTACCAGATCCCagctgccaatggcaccACCCAGTCCGAGGTGCTGAGCTTCAAGACCGCTCAGAAGGCCGGTGACCCCAAGGAGTTTACCGTGGCTGTACTGAACGACATGGGATACACCAATGCCCAAGGTACCCACAAGTACCTGACGCAGGCTGCCAACGAGGGTGCCGCCTTTGCCTGGCACGGCGGTGACATCAGTTATGCCGATGACTGGTCCTCTGGGATCATGCCCTGCGAGGATGACTGGCCCGTTTGCTACAATGGCACCAGCAGCGAGCTCCCCGGGGGAGTTATCACGAACCAGTACAAGAAGCCTCTGCCCAAGGGCGAGGTCCCGGACCAGGGTGGTCCTCAGGGTGGTGATATGAGCTCTCTGTACGAGTCCAACTGGGATCTCTGGCAGCAGTGGGTGGGCAACGTGACCAAGAAGATTCCTTACATGGTTCTGCCCGGCAATCACGAGGCTGCCTGTGCCGAGTTCGACGGCCCTGGTAACGTTCTGACTGCTTATCTCAACGACGATATTGCCAATGGCACTGCTCCCAAGGATAACCTCACCTACTACAGCTGCCCGCCTTCTCAGAG AAACTTCACTGCTTTCCAGCACCGTTTCTATATGCCCGGTGCCGAGACTGGCGGTGTCGGCAACTTCTGGTACTCTTTCGACTACGGTCTGGCTCACTTCGTGTCcatcgacggcgagaccgaCTTTGCCTACAGCCCCGAGTGGTCCTTTGCCGAGGACGTCTCCGGCGACGAGACCATGCCCACTGAGTCCGAGACCTTCATCACTGACAGTGGTCCATTCGGAGCCGTGGAGGGTAGCGTGAAGGACACCAAGTCCTATGCCCAGTACAAGTGGCTGAAGAAGGATCTCGCCAGCGTGGACCGCAAGAAGACCCCCTGGGTGATTGTCATGAGCCACCGTCCCATGTACAGCTCGGCCTATTCCTCCTACATGAAGGATATTCGCGCGGCATTCGAGGGTCTCCTGCTTGAGTATGGTGTGGACGCCTATATTTCCgg TCACATCCACTGGTACGAGCGCTTGTACCCTCTCGGCACAAACGGTACCATCGACACGGCCTCGATCGTGAACAAGAACACCTACCACACCAACGCCGGCACGTCCATGACCCACATCATCAACGGTATGGCAGGCAACATCGAGAGTCACAGCGAGTTcagcagcggcgagggcCTGACCAACATCACTGCTGTTCTGAACACGAAGGAGTACGGATTCAGCAAGATGACCGTGGTGAACTCCACTGCGCTGAAGTGGGAGTACGTTCGCGGTAACGATGGCTCTGCGGGCGACTCGCTCTGGTTGATTAAGCCGGACAGTGAGTGCAAGTCTCACGGCAAGAAGCCGAGCCCTCATCACGGCGAGCACGGCGGGAAGCCTAGTCCTCATCACGGCGAGAAGTCTCATCCTGTAGTTTAA
- a CDS encoding uncharacterized protein (ID:PFLUO_006859-T1.cds;~source:funannotate), protein MLRRNLCNPKSPLLTSFRRSMHAQPTQKQHALPAAYYRGGTSRAVFFKQEDLPANRADWAPILRGVIGSPDPYGRQLDGLGGGISSLSKVCVVGPSTHPDGDVDYTFVSLGVKNSDVDYSGNCGNMSSAVGPFAVDYRLFALPDNNLDSVSVRIHNTNSGKIIRSSFPVVDGEAASTGDFAIDGVAGTAARVQLDFIDPAGSATGTMLPTGSVTDVFDGVAATCIDVANPCVFVRAQDLDVDGNLTPDAISAHPTLLSRLDSLRRQAGVKMGLAETPAAVPGSIPKICLVASPSQTSVSKERNQTPAEVDLLARALSVGQPHKAVPITVALALAAAARVEGSTVADVIAGKKPVDGAGITIGHASGNLLVGAEFKADGGLASATVFRTARRLFEGRIFWKP, encoded by the coding sequence ATGTTGCGACGGAACCTTTGCAACCCGAAGTCCCCATTATTGACTTCCTTCCGGCGCTCCATGCACGCACAACCCACTCAGAAACAGCACGCTCTCCCCGCAGCTTATTACCGAGGCGGCACCTCGCGagccgtcttcttcaagcaAGAAGATCTGCCTGCCAACCGCGCAGACTGGGCCCCCATTCTCCGCGGGGTGATTGGCAGCCCCGATCCCTACGGCCGACAGCTGGACGGCCTCGGCGGAGGCATCAGTAGCTTGTCCAAGGTGTGCGTGGTGGGTCCGTCGACGCACCCGGACGGGGATGTCGACTACACCTTTGTCTCGCTGGGGGTCAAAAACAGCGATGTCGACTACTCCGGCAACTGCGGCAACATGAGCAGTGCCGTTGGTCCCTTTGCCGTGGATTATCGGCTCTTTGCGTTGCCAGATAACAACCTCGACTCCGTATCCGTGCGCATCCATAACACCAACTCGGGCAAGATCATTCGTTCCTCGTTCCccgtcgtcgatggcgaAGCGGCTTCTACTGGTGATTTCGCCATAGATGGAGTCGCCGGCACCGCTGCGCGCGTGCAGCTCGATTTCATTGATCCAGCCGGCTCGGCGACAGGGACAATGCTACCTACCGGCAGCGTGACGGACGTCTTTGACGGCGTCGCAGCGACATGTATCGATGTCGCCAACCCCTGCGTCTTCGTCCGAGCCCAAGATCTCGACGTGGACGGAAACCTTACTCCAGATGCCATCTCAGCACACCCGACTCTCCTGTCCCGGTTAGATTCTCTCCGCCGCCAGGCTGGGGTGAAGATGGGCCTTGCAGAGACACCCGCCGCGGTTCCAGGCAGTATCCCCAAAATTTGTCTCGTCGCATCCCCTTCGCAGACCAGTGTCTCAAAAGAGCGCAACCAGACGCCGGCGGAggtcgatctcctcgcccgTGCCCTCTCCGTGGGCCAGCCGCACAAGGCAGTGCCTATCACCGTCGCCTTAGCGCTGGCCGCTGCGGCGCGAGTGGAGGGGAGTACGGTGGCGGATGTTATTGCAGGCAAGAAACCCGTAGATGGAGCGGGGATCACGATCGGCCATGCCAGTGGTAACCTGCTGGTTGGCGCTGAGTTCAAGGCAGATGGCGGGTTGGCGTCTGCGACGGTGTTTCGCACCGCGCGTAGGCTCTTTGAGGGACGGATCTTTTGGAAACCATGA
- a CDS encoding uncharacterized protein (ID:PFLUO_006860-T1.cds;~source:funannotate), producing MAPREELISSAVTFLQDPSVASSPVEKRVAFLQSKNLTQEEVDLALARAGEDPSAAAAATASSPQGYSSQQVAYRPSSQPPQGYGYPPYGQWQPPPEPPKRDWRDWFIMATVMGGVGYGMYFIANRYIKPLIAPPTPPQLEQDKENIDEQFSRAFALIEQLSTDTTALKEAEDARTERLDSALKDVESVVAELKSSSRRRDDETRRISDEVKSLKDAIPKALEGAREGNENRLKELGSELKSLKVLLGNRLGGSAASTPAAGKTAGSPQPETPVTNGAPASVEDESPAPAPAAAPPASSNATPAPAPAANNPLSQLGRSASIPAWQMAAANRSKSSSQSTPATGADNATSTKISRLAHRSSRQVSQLLHLTTITATQCLRPIPPHIPIRPHRPPQTQTIAITAVITATDTTEIVRARAPHTDLKDTTEIATGIIMTETPVILPLQARELSRRDLQIYEPMFAMYLDIQKGIFLEDLMEDEVKGRWKSFVGKWYESFRLLSQPISDKFRNRGELAEGWYDPATLDRARKSAPEQPISGPSRGRAASPDYTKGGTEAPEHPADEDDEDEDYGPALPQSGSELGRYGRGAPHSGPTIPNMQDLELKREYAMEDAIAARDESRQQHRAEIRSHKSAVRHLEDEVAPRAEPGTRERQLEKRKEAAAANKSFAEARGGSPEGARDEELMGAGDNDLASLRNEKDNEKRKKNEREIRREEILRARAAEREERVQKYREKEQETMGWLQTLAKQRFG from the exons ATGGCTCCGCGCGAGGAGCTGATTTCCTCCGCG GTTACCT TCTTACAGGATCCGTCAGTCGCCTCGTCGCCTGTTGAGAAGAGAGTCGCGTTCTTGCAATCCAAGAACCTGACGCAGGAAGAAGTCGACCTTGCCTTGGCTCGGGCGGGCGAGGACCCTtctgccgccgccgccgctacagcatcatcaccacaGGGCTACTCCTCGCAGCAAGTGGCCTACCGACCATCATCACAACCACCCCAAGGATATGGCTATCCTCCATACGGTCAATGGCAGCCGCCACCAGA GCCGCCAAAGAGAGACTGGCGCGATTGGTTTATCATGGCAACGGTGATGGGAGGAGTGGGATATGGGATGTATTTTATCGCCAAT CGGTATATCAAGCCTCTGATCGCACCACCGACCCCGCCTCAACTGGAGCAGGACAAGGAAAACATCGATGAACAATTTTCCCGCGCATTCGCGCTGATTGAACAACTCTCGACCGATACCACAGCACTGAAGGAAGCCGAGGACGCCCGGACCGAGCGCCTTGACTCGGCCCTGAAAGACGTGGAAAGTGTCGTGGCTGAATTGAAGAGCTCGTCACGTCGGAGAGACGATGAAACTCGGCGTATCAGCGACGAGGTGAAGTCGCTGAAGGATGCTATCCCCAAGGCTCTGGAGGGTGCTCGTGAAGGCAACGAGAACCGGTTGAAGGAGCTGGGTAGTGAGCTGAAGAGCTTGAAAGTCCTTCTGGGTAACCGATTGGGTGGCAGTGCTGCCAGCACCCCGGCTGCTGGTAAAACGGCCGGGTCCCCCCAGCCCGAGACCCCTGTCACGAACGGCGCGCCTGCATCCGTCGAGGATGAATCCccggcgccagcgccagcagcggcCCCTCCGGCAAGCTCCAACGCAACCCCTGCccctgctcccgctgccaACAACCCCCTTTCGCAACTCGGACGCTCTGCCTCTATCCCGGCATGGCAGATGGCCGCCGCTAATCGGTCCAAGAGCTCGTCGCAGTCGACTCCGGCTACGGGCGCTGATAATGCGACTAGCACTA AGATAAGCCGTCTGGCGCATCGATCCAGCCGCCAAGTTTCGCAACTTCTGCatctcaccaccatcaccgcGACACAATGCCTTCGCCCAATCCCTCCTCACATCCCCATCCGTCCCCACCGACCGCCACAGACCCagaccatcgccatcaccgcagtcatcaccgccaccgacacCACCGAGATAGTtcgcgctcgcgctcccCACACCGATCTCAAAGACACCACCGAGATCGCCACCGGCATCATCATGACCGAGACC CCCGTGATCCTCCCGCTCCAAGCTCGCGAGTTGTCCAGACGCGACTTGCAAATCTACGAGCCCATGTTTGCCATGTACTTGGATATCCAAAAGGGAATCTTTCTTGAAGATCTaatggaggacgaggtgaAGGGGCGGTGGAAAAGCTTTGTGGGGAAATGGTACGAAAGCTTCAGGCTGCTCTCCCAACCAATCTCTGATAAATTTAGGAACCGTGGAGAACTCGCCGAGGGCTGGTATGATCCTGCTACGCTGGACAGGGCCCGCAAGAGCGCCCCCGAACAGCCGATATCGGGTCCTAGCAGAGGCCGAGCCGCATCTCCAGATTATACAAAGGGCGGTACGGAGGCCCCGGAACACCCagcagacgaggatgacgaggatgaagattACGGACCGGCTCTCCCACAGTCTGGGTCGGAATTAGGTCGGTATGGGCGGGGTGCACCCCATTCTGGTCCTACGATCCCAAACATGCAAGATCTGGAACTGAAGAGAG AATATGCTATGGAAGACGCCATTGCCGCACGCGACGAGTCACGACAGCAGCACCGCGCCGAAATACGCTCGCACAAGTCCGCTGTGCGCCACCTAGAAGATGAGGTTGCACCTCGCGCCGAACCCGGAACACGGGAGAGGCAGCtcgagaagcgcaaggaagCGGCTGCTGCCAACAAGTCATTTGCCGAGgctcgtggtggatcacCCGAAGGAGCGCGGGACGAAGAGCTCATGGGCGCGGGGGACAATGACCTGGCTTCGTTGAGAAATGAAAAAGATAAcgagaagcggaagaagaatgagCGAGAGATCCGGCGAGAGGAAATCCTTCGAGCTCGCGCGGCCGAGCGGGAAGAACGTGTGCAGAAGTATCGCgagaaggaacaggagaCTATGGGCTGGCTTCAGACGTTGGCGAAACAGCGATTTGGTTGA